The region CGAGGAGCCGTGGATGGCGGCGACCATCATGGCGCCCGCCGCATACGTCGGTCCCTGCCTGGAGCTGGCGCAGGACCGGCGCGGCGAGTTCCGCAACCTCGAGTACTCCTCCACCGACCGCGTCATCATCACCTACGACCTGCCGCTCGCCGAGATCCTGCTCGACTTTTTCGACCAGCTCAAGTCGCGCACCCGCGGCTACGCCTCTTTCGACTACGAGCTGGCCGGATACCGCCGCGGCGAGTTGGCGCGCGTGCAGGTGCTGGTCAACGGCGAGCCGGTGGACGCGCTGTCCTTCGTGGCGCCGCGCGAACGCGCGCAGGCGCGCGGTCGGCGGGTGGTGGAAAAGCTGCGGCAGGTGGTGCCGCGGCAACTGTTCGAGGTGCGGCTGCAGGCCGCCATCGGGTCGCGGGTGATCGCCTCCGAGAGCATCCGCGCCCTGCGCAAGAACGTCCTCGCCAAGTGCTACGGCGGCGATGTCACCCGCAAGCGCAAGCTGCTGGAGAAGCAGAAGGCCGGCAAGCGGCGCATGAAGCAGGTGGGCAGCGTGGAGATCCCGCAGGAGGCCTTTCTCACCGTGCTGCGTGTCGGCGATGATCGCGAGTAAGGACGATGGAGCCGCTTGGCATCTATGTTCATATCCCTTTCTGCGCGGGCAAGTGCCCGTACTGCGATTTCAACTCCCGCCCCGCCCGCGCGGGCGACATCGCGCGCTACCTCGCGGCGCTGGAGCGAGAGATCGAACTGCGGCTCGTGGAGCCTGGGCGCCTCGGCCGGGGGGATGACGGGCGAGGGCGCCCATGCTCCGTTTGCGACACCATCTATTTCGGCGGCGGGACGCCGACGCTGGTTCCACCCGACGCGGCGGCGCGTCTGCTCAATCACATTCGGCAACTGGTTGATCTGGCCGATGACGCCGAGGTCACGATCGAAGGCAATCCCGAGACGATCACCTGCGAGGCCCTGGCCGCACTGCGAGCGGCGGGATTCAACCGGCTGAGTGTCGGCGCGCAATCCTTCGATGACGGGGTGCTGACCGCGCTGGGGCGCAGACACGATGCCGCGCGTGCGAGGGACGCCATCGCTGATGCTCGCGCGGCGGGGTGGGACAACATCGCGCTCGACCTCATCTTCGGCGCGCCCGGGCAGACGGCGCGGCAGTGGATCGCCACCCTGGAGCAAGCAGTCGCGTTGCGCCCGCAGCACGTCTCGGCCTACTGCCTCACCATCGAGCCGGGGACAGAGTTCCACCGGCGACTGGTCGCCGGCGAGATGACCGCGGCAGGGGAGGAGATGGAGCTGGAGATGTATGCAGCGGCGTGCGCCGCCCTGCGCGCGGCGGGGTATGAGCGCTACGAGATCTCGAACTTCGCGCTCCCCGGGCGGCGCTGCCGCCACAACCAGAAGTACTGGCAAGGGGGGGACTATGTCGGCCTCGGCGCCGGGGCGCACTCGCGGCGGGCGGGGATGCGGTGGGCCAATGAGAGCGAGCCGCGCCGGTATGCTGATCTGCTGGCGCGGGGCAAGGCGCCGGTGGGCTATGCGGAACGGCTGTCG is a window of Armatimonadota bacterium DNA encoding:
- the hemW gene encoding radical SAM family heme chaperone HemW: MEPLGIYVHIPFCAGKCPYCDFNSRPARAGDIARYLAALEREIELRLVEPGRLGRGDDGRGRPCSVCDTIYFGGGTPTLVPPDAAARLLNHIRQLVDLADDAEVTIEGNPETITCEALAALRAAGFNRLSVGAQSFDDGVLTALGRRHDAARARDAIADARAAGWDNIALDLIFGAPGQTARQWIATLEQAVALRPQHVSAYCLTIEPGTEFHRRLVAGEMTAAGEEMELEMYAAACAALRAAGYERYEISNFALPGRRCRHNQKYWQGGDYVGLGAGAHSRRAGMRWANESEPRRYADLLARGKAPVGYAERLSARRRLEEELMLGLRTEQGACLTQLGARHGRDVAGEYRSRIQYLVRAGLATVPRSETGMAAGGLATDGSRVVLTERGIAVANEVALRLMS